One Eurosta solidaginis isolate ZX-2024a chromosome 1, ASM4086904v1, whole genome shotgun sequence genomic window, CATAGCCCGCTGGGGTGACAGGTAGGGGATAGAGAAGCTACGAATTGCGgtgaaaacaatttgaatcacacatatttatttatttgaattattgATTATGTAAACGTAGTATAAGTATTATGGTCTTATATGACCATGAGTCAATTGTAATATAATAGAACCATTGCTAAAGCAATCCTGTCAATTTGGATAGCTGCCGTTGAGCTGTCAAATTAATAAAGAATGGCGGTCCTCTTTTCCGGACGCCCAACAACGGATCAACATCGTTTTCTTTTAAGCTCCTGAAAAATCGAAGTGCATCCCGAAATAAACACAATAAAATCAACTATTAAAATCAGGATTTTGGTTGTCTTGTGCTGCGACCATTAAACCTCTAAGCGATATCATAATTCCTTTGAACTTGTTATTACCGTTTGTAGGGATGAGACTGGAAAACTCGTATATTGGATTAATAAGAATAACCCTAAAATACATATACCAAAAAATGTACTTCATGTTATGCTgccacatatatgtaatactcctatattgctacaaaaggctaggtacattctcgaacatcagagtgccgatgtattgctgtttaaacgaTTGTTtttgtcatatatgtaatactcctatattgctaatagaaaatgctcgcaatgtgttttgaattcgaaatcaaaacaagacagcctatacaatttttgtgattgtagcagcataagtgtgacaagaaaaaatttaaatttaggttcattcgattattgaatacaaaaacaaaaacgtttaaacagcaatatatcgacactctgatgtttgggaatgtacgtagccttttgtagcaatataagagtattacatatatggtttttgtatacaataatcgaatgtacctaaatttttattttttctttgtcacACTTCTGCTGCTACAATCAAAcacattttataggctgtcttgttttgatttcgaacacattATATaagatattacatatatgtgcTGCCATGAATAAAAAATCACCATTTAAcaaattttgttcaagttttgaGAGCCGGTAGCTCTACCAGTAATCCACATTGGTGAATGCTGTTCAAGAAGAAgaagatgaaataaagttttgttttgcttattttctGTGGTCACAAATTTcagttaaacaaaaacaaatacgcGATGGCTGGTGAAGTTACTGTAGATGCGCTACCATATATCGACCAAGGCTACGATGACATTGGAGTTCGGGAATCGGTATATAAACGTGataaatgtatcataacaatggTATGTGATGATTTTCTTTCCCGCAGGCACTCGCTATGGTCGAGGAGGAGTGCCGGCGATATAGACCTACGAAGAATTATCTAGATCATTTACCGCCATTAAATGCAAATGCTTTCGAAACTAAATTAATGGCAAGTGAATTTGAGCGCATACAAAATCGTCAACCAATGGAGACGTTAAGCATGAAGCGTTAtgagctgccaccgccaccatctGGCAAATTGTCCGAAGTGAGCGCCTGGCAGGAATCAATTGAAAATTCAATGGCACAATTGGAACACCAATGGGTGCGTTCGATGAATCTGGAATTAATGTTAGAATATGGAATTGAATCATGGAAAGCTTATTTAGAAGTAATATCAGCGCTGCAAGCTAAAACAATAATACAGCTACAagaatcaaagaaaaaaattcaggATATCAATTGGCAACGAAAACAGGCTCAAACACAAGCTGGCGATAAGTTGAAATCTTTAGAAGCAAATTGGGTACTTTTGGTATCTAAAAACTATGAAATCGAACAAAGGTGTGTAGAATTAGAAGAGGAAATACTAAAGACGCGTATAGAAATTGATAAGTTGAATACGCAAACGCCCAGCAATCTAACCAATGGAGATGCCTAACTGTAGCTTAAGTATGGAGTATGTTTATCTTTACAAGTTtaggtaatataaaaaaaaatataacttgttCGAATTGAGAAGTTCTATGGGCTTATGTACCACAACTTTTGCGGTCCCTCATAATCCATGTTCAAAGgcattcccccagcgggttaggggttcagaatatacccgcgtagggattcaaggggttgtgtagcgcaatatatagcttctccaacccaattgtcaacctcaccttcgagcggcgaatcccgtttcactaacagacgaggctctggcgaccccaagctcctcatggaacttgagggtggggagggagggatggcctgaaggtttaatgtggccatataaatcgttcccgagatggtcgggccagcaccttaatggtgctgtgttaccggagcgtataggatctgtatccgacaaaggaccatcacatcgataacactccccaaagccttcggggagtaactaatcgctacaacaacaacaacaacaacatgcctgtcgtaagagccgactaaaataccagattcaagggctgAGTAGCGcaaccttcaggttgccagcgtaatataaagcttctccaaacccaattgccaacctcatctatccgaggcgaatcctgtttcgctaacaggcgaggctctggcgaccccaagctcctcatggaacttggggatggggagggagggatggcctgaaggtataatgtggccatataaatcgttcccgagatggtcgggtaagcaccttaatggtactgtgttaccggagcgtatcggttctgtatccggcaaaggaccatcacatcgataacactccccaaagccttcggtgagTAACCTTATTGCTACAGCAACAGCGTATATCGTCTAGCTATGACTGCTGTTTCGTTATGAATAACCGTTATTAATTTCACACCACCATTATCAAATTGGAATAAGCGACAAATTCACTTTCTTTGAGGTCTGGAAAGATCTTTGGTTTTATTGTATTGTGAAATTTTTTCCACACCTCTGTGTCTGTGTGATTTTTCAGGGAGGCGCAGATCACTCTGGCGCAGCATTGACCTAAagactgtaacagattaaacacTTACACATTCGGAAATACACCGaacgaagttggacgaggctgttCGGATGCAggcaaaataggtgaaattatgcgaataTGAGTCCCaatgatactaatcactactactgggaatcctgttttagagtaagatacaatttttgctgtttgggttttaatccacttcgcacaaatatactccttaataatatctaaaaccagtccaacaccaaaatcatttccacagcatttttgatagctgccattagcaaggaatctgagtgtggcgcataattttaaaaactcaactaagttgagttgtataccgtaataggggcataaaatgCCTTTAGTCAATGTAAGCCATTAAGAGAATTTGGTCACTTTGTACGTAAGAGGGCATTAATCAAAAAGCACCGGATACGACAGCAGATCGCACAAGTATTGAAATACCGCAATGGacaatgtgttgttgttgttgtagcagtgcttcgccccatgcaataggtgcgaccgatcacaaccgacggcactttatcgccaaaggcgatggaaattttgtcattatgCTTAGtctgattcgatagggactttacgatggaccaaagcttacctacatcggcagagaggttacaaccgcttcggtgctcctcccatttcgcccacttgtgttcatccacaagcaatctgatgcgttggtttatatggggatcgagctgtcttataaggtcacgctctctcgctaaatttgcggcctccgcctgaaagtgaggccgaattttgggaattctaccggcgggaatgaagcgagccgaagcggattcaatgaccttgcggaaaccACACTCCCCTTGGCGATCATCAgtagggatagggagggcagcaaagcggttgtctgtaaaggatttgcatTTGTCCCACTTTccatttttaaagtttatgaaagtgcgtttttctgtgacgatgaagtctgCGGTACGGtagagcgaaataagtatagtgTGGACAATGTGTATCCAGTTATGTGGCAAATAGAGGTACATAGAAATTCCGCAAAATTAATTTCGAAGTAAATTgcctttatttaaattaaaacgtTTAATTATAACTTCATCAAATATTAAGGAAAATTAACTGCATCCTGGAAACGGTTCTACCCGATTTTTTCGCAACACAAACTGTATCTTCCGATTCATATCTTCATTGTAGATTGCTTTGCATTTCTCAAAGTTGACGCGACGTCGCACCTAGAAAAAGTTTCATAATGAAATTCTAGCATTAGGCATTAGCATCTTTATAATGATTCTTACTTGGAAAGGTTTCTCATAGAAACGGGTGCGCCTGTACTGATCGAATATTTCCTCTTTGCCCAAAATGCGGTTCAGAAGTCGACAGGCCTGATCGACATTATTGTTTTGCACCATTACTGTACGTGCTAAAAATTTAACGTGTTTCATATTtacttttttgtatttattaattcAATACTGTGACCAAAGGGTAGATATTTATATAAATCATTGCATAGAtaaatggatttgcaactctttgtttctcATCATtgctttgtttcgagagagcgctgtcaaaatgcacattttttataacatttgtcaatgatgccactccaaacaaaaatgaatagatctgaaaatggggatttttgaaatacatttcggcgattatagtttcaatcatttaataaaatgatagtcgtaaaatatttatttccttaaagttattttaaaataatacgactagttagagttaaatataaacaaatctaagtaaaactaacatttcgattaaattaattagtcaaatattgtaacgcatttatctcgcagtgaaaaccatatattcttttgaaatttcagtaaatcggacctatgatataatagtcaacattatttaatggatagggtttatcctacatgtctggcgttgcAGGTTCTgcgatcaaaatggactggttgcatcgggagttcatatttacaaaacctgtttttagtgataacttttgaatgggaaataatatttaccctccgccttcgaactaataatacttacacttaaacaagtatttttatcctttttcccataatttttgaacgctattctacagttgtaggcatggtacaattaccaggtagaagcattagcgaaaatgcaaccctcccgtgtattttgttgttgccgattgtacataaactgtcaatcgttctttcagtttcttctgtcaaaagtgatggaagaagaaaaatgtcacatgtaattttcgtcaacaaagccaaaacaaaaaaagaaaaaagttggtttgctgatgaagctggaggaaaaaggcatttttaatggaaaaaaaaggtaattagctgatttttaaatgatatgtatttaatttattgttattatttatttacatatagccgctgaatcacttcttcaacgtttccagcgcatcaactcttggtaattttAAActacagcatgacactgataatatgcgtccataaatatcgagagaggtgataaaagacgcgcattgacctcgaaaacaataatcagaaggcggaggtaaattattttgtgttggataagagatatttgcaaaagaagttgaaaattttcatgtgcgcgttgtaatgttgatgatattttgtaCCCGATAAcaaaattgtggacataagtgttttgcgcagatatagttttggtctccaaaccgctGTTGGAGCCACCCCGAttagttttttataagcgcggccgaaggccgccagcgcaaaaatactatggatcccaccccggtctcgaagcactccggggtaatttttcggttttttggaaatatcttttgaacgagctaaaatttttcttttccgccttcggattattgttattggatttggtgctgcatgttatcttgcactcaaagaaatggaatatgataagaaatttatagattttctatcgaaacgtttatatgtataatggtgatccagagcaaaggtatagtggtttattaaatttatcattacttatggccttaaaagatgtggcgttgtctagtgcatcagcatgtacttctgcatcactggaacctacgtgcgattggaactgatgaggatttggcacatagttcaataaggtatacgagtttaccgtactgaattgtttagttaatttgaaagtaatttattgttaaatttttatagatttggtattggttgttttaccaccattgaagaggttgattatattaccgatacctgcatcaaacatgtcgaacgtttacgtgaaatgtctacattatgggagatggttctagaaccaattgatttgaaaaatatccaatggtcgcaacattaattttgtttaagatatataaataagggaccgctttgtattgtatgcatcttttagtgtatgtatttatattccaaagcagtttaatgtaaagtgagatacaactttttaggaattatattgttcctactttatctgcctaaggtcgttattttgtagtatcaAAAtaatattgggaaatgctattgctaaatgttttttgtagtggaccttattttcaatacatgtatgtatgaatactaacgttactgtctccaagagattttgaaaatttgggatgagattgtatataaaatgctgagttaatagtatgttcatgaataagtactgatttattttaaaatttcatgtattttgtaaagtaaaaattaagtaattcagtaacctaataaatatcgaagatacatatatacataataacgtttaacgttggaaactcgtcgtgtcggtatttgaggtgcagatttctttgaaggatatgtactccatgtctttagatgtaatcctttttaattaaaaaaagcacgggtgtgttgaaaatttcaaattagtcgctatgccacag contains:
- the BCAS2 gene encoding pre-mRNA-splicing factor SPF27 — translated: MAGEVTVDALPYIDQGYDDIGVRESALAMVEEECRRYRPTKNYLDHLPPLNANAFETKLMASEFERIQNRQPMETLSMKRYELPPPPSGKLSEVSAWQESIENSMAQLEHQWVRSMNLELMLEYGIESWKAYLEVISALQAKTIIQLQESKKKIQDINWQRKQAQTQAGDKLKSLEANWVLLVSKNYEIEQRCVELEEEILKTRIEIDKLNTQTPSNLTNGDA
- the mRpS21 gene encoding small ribosomal subunit protein bS21m; this translates as MKHVKFLARTVMVQNNNVDQACRLLNRILGKEEIFDQYRRTRFYEKPFQVRRRVNFEKCKAIYNEDMNRKIQFVLRKNRVEPFPGCS